A part of Neovison vison isolate M4711 chromosome 6, ASM_NN_V1, whole genome shotgun sequence genomic DNA contains:
- the KLHL40 gene encoding kelch-like protein 40, whose translation MTLGLEQAEEQRLYQQTLLQDGLKDMLDHGKFLDCVVRVGEREFPCHRLVLAACSPYFRARFLAEPEHAGEVRLEEVSPDVVAQVLNYLYTSEIALDEASVQDLFAAAHRFQIPSIFTICVSFLQKRLCLANCLAVFRLGLLLDCARLAVAARDFICARFSLVARDADFLGLSADELIAIISSDGLNVEKEEAVFEAVMRWAGSGDAKAKEERQRALPTVFESVRCRLLPRAFLESRVEKHPLVRAQPELLRKVQMVKDAHEGRLTVLRKKKKDKGKEAAGAKAADKSAGEAKAEDEEEEAERILPGILNDTLRFGMFLQDLIFMISEEGAVAYDPAANECYCASLSTQIPKNHVSLVTKENQVFVAGGLFYNEDNKEDPMSAYFLQFDHLDSEWLGMPPLPSPRCLFGLGEALNSIYVVGGRELKDGERSLDSVMCYDRLSFKWGESDPLPYAVYGHAVLSHMDLVYVIGGKGSDRKCLKKMCVYDPKKFEWKELAPMQTARSLFGATVHDGRIFVAAGVTDTGLTSSAEVYSITDNKWAPFEAFPQERSSLSLVSLAGTLYAIGGFATLETESGELVPTELNDIWRYNEDEKKWEGVLREIAYAAGATFLPVRLNVLRLTKM comes from the exons ATGACGCTGGGCTtggagcaggcagaggagcagcgTCTGTATCAGCAGACGCTCCTGCAGGACGGGCTCAAGGACATGTTGGACCACGGCAAGTTCCTCGACTGTGTGGTGCGGGTGGGTGAGCGCGAGTTCCCATGCCACCGCCTGGTGCTGGCCGCCTGCAGCCCCTACTTCCGCGCGCGCTTCCTGGCCGAGCCCGAGCACGCGGGCGAGGTGCGCCTGGAGGAGGTGTCCCCGGACGTGGTGGCGCAGGTGCTGAACTACCTGTACACGTCGGAGATTGCGCTGGACGAGGCGAGCGTGCAGGACTTGTTTGCCGCGGCGCACCGCTTCCAGATCCCATCCATCTTCACCATCTGCGTGTCCTTCCTACAGAAGCGCCTGTGTCTCGCCAACTGCCTGGCCGTCTTCCGCCTCGGCCTCCTGCTGGACTGCGCGCGCCTGGCCGTGGCCGCCCGCGACTTCATCTGCGCGCGCTTCTCGCTGGTGGCGCGCGACGCCGACTTCCTCGGGCTCTCGGCCGACGAGCTCATCGCCATCATCTCCAGTGACGGCCTCAATGTGGAGAAGGAAGAGGCCGTGTTCGAGGCGGTGATGCGGTGGGCGGGCAGCGGCGACGCCAAGGCAAAGGAGGAGCGCCAGCGGGCGCTGCCCACCGTCTTTGAGAGCGTGCGCTGCCGCCTGCTGCCGCGGGCCTTTCTGGAGAGCCGCGTGGAGAAACACCCTCTCGTGCGTGCCCAGCCGGAGCTGCTGCGCAAGGTGCAGATGGTGAAGGACGCGCACGAGGGCCGCCTCACCGTGCTGCGCAAGAAGAAGAAGGACAAGGGGAAGGAGGCAGCCGGGGCCAAGGCCGCTGACAAGAGCGCGGGCGAAGCCAAGgcggaggacgaggaggaggaggcggaacGCATCCTACCCGGGATCCTCAATGACACTCTGCGCTTTGGCATGTTCCTGCAGGACCTCATTTTCATGATCAGTGAGGAGGGGGCTGTGGCCTATGATCCGGCAGCCAACGAGTGTTACTGTGCCTCCCTCTCTACCCAGATCCCCAAGAACCATGTCAGCCTCGTGACCAAGGAGAACCAGGTCTTTGTGGCTGGGGGCCTCTTCTACAACGAGGACAACAAAGAGGACCCCATGAGTGCTTACTTCTTGCAG TTTGACCACCTGGACTCCGAGTGGCTGGGGATGCCGCCGCTGCCCTCGCCGCGCTGCCTTTTCGGCCTGGGAGAGGCTCTCAATTCCATCTACGTGGTCGGTGGCCGAGAGCTCAAGGACGGCGAGCGCAGTCTAGACTCGGTCATGTGCTACGACCGTCT GTCGTTCAAATGGGGCGAATCGGATCCTCTGCCTTACGCCGTGTACGGCCACGCGGTGCTCTCCCATATGGACCTGGTCTACGTCATTGGCGGCAAAGGCAGTGACAG GAAGTGCCTGAAGAAGATGTGTGTCTACGACCCTAAGAAGTTCGAGTGGAAGGAGCTGGCACCCATGCAGACGGCCCGCTCCCTCTTCGGGGCCACCGTCCACGATGGCCGCATTTTTGTAGCCGCTGGGGTCACAGACACGGGGCTGACCAGTTCAGCTGAAGTGTACAGCATTACAGACAACAA gtGGGCGCCCTTCGAGGCCTTCCCACAGGAACGCAGCTCACTCAGCCTGGTCAGCCTGGCGGGCACCCTGTATGCCATTGGTGGCTTTGCCACGCTGGAGACTGAGTCTGGAGAGTTGGTCCCCACAGAGCTCAATGACATCTGGAG ATATAATGAGGATGAGAAGAAGTGGGAGGGTGTCCTGCGGGAGATAGCCTACGCAGCCGGCGCCACCTTCCTTCCTGTGCGGCTCAACGTGCTGCGCCTGACCAAGATGTGA
- the HHATL gene encoding protein-cysteine N-palmitoyltransferase HHAT-like protein isoform X2 translates to MGIKTALPAAELGLYSLVLSGALAYAGRGLLEASQDGAHRKAFRESVRPGWEYIGRKMDVADFEWVMWFTSFRNVIVFALSGHVLFAKLCTMVAPQLRSWMYAVYGALAVLGTMGPWYLLLLLGHCVSLYLASLLGQPWLCLGLSLASLASFKLDPLISWQSGLVTGTFDLQEVLFHGGSGFTVLRCASFALESCAHPDRHYSLADLLKYNFYLPFFFFGPIMTFDRFHAQMSQVEPVRREGELWRIRAQAGLSVVAIMAVDIFFHFFYILTIPSDLKFANRLPDSALAGLAYSNLVYDWVKAAVLFGVVNTVARLDHLDPPQAPKCITALYVFAETHFDRGINDWLCKYVYDHIGGEHSEVIPELGATVATFAITTLWLGPCDIVYLWSFLNCFGLNFELWAQKLAEWGPLAQIEASLSEQMSRRVRALFGAVNFWTIIMYNLVSLNSLEFTELVARRLLLTGFPQTTLAVLFVTYCGVQLVKERERTLALEEEQMQDKEKPE, encoded by the exons ATGGGCATCAAGACAGCGTTGCCTGCGGCGGAGCTGGGCTTATACTCCCTGGTGCTGAGTGGGGCTCTGGCCTATGCTGGTCGGGGCCTCCTTGAAGCTTCACAAG ATGGGGCCCACCGGAAGGCCTTCCGGGAGTCTGTGCGACCTGGCTGGGAATACATTGGCCGGAAGATG GATGTGGCTGACTTCGAGTGGGTGATGTGGTTCACCTCCTTCCGCAACGTCATCGTCTTCGCCCTCTCTGGACACGTGCTATTTGCTAAACTCTGCACGATGGTTGCCCCCCAG CTCCGTTCCTGGATGTATGCCGTGTATGGGGCCCTGGCTGTGCTGGGCACAATGGGCCCTTGGTACCTGCTGCTACTGCTTGGCCACTGTGTCAGCCTCTACTTGGCCTCACTCTTGGGCCAGCCCTGGCTCTGTCTTGGCCTCAGCCTGGCCAGCCTCGCCTCCTTCAAGCTGGATCCCCTAATCTCCTGGCAG AGCGGGTTGGTAACAGGCACTTTTGATCTTCAAGAGGTGCTGTTTCACGGGGGCAGTGGTTTCACGGTACTGCGTTGTGCCAGCTTCGCGCTGGAGAGCTGTGCCCACCCTGACCGCCACTATTCCCTAGCTGACCTGCTCAAGTACAACTTCTAcctgcctttcttcttctttgggcCCATCATGACCTTTGATCGCTTCCACGCCCAG ATGAGCCAGGTGGAGCCAGTGAGGCGTGAGGGTGAGCTGTGGCGCATCCGGGCCCAGGCCGGCCTCAGCGTCGTGGCCATCATGGCCGTGGACATCTTCTTCCACTTCTTCTACATCCTCACCATCCCCAGTGACCTCAAGTTTGCCAACCGCCTCCCGGACAGTGCCCTCG CTGGCTTGGCCTACTCAAACCTGGTGTACGACTGGGTGAAGGCTGCCGTCCTCTTCGGCGTGGTCAACACCGTGGCGCGCCTTGACCACTTGGACCCGCCTCAGGCTCCCAAGTGCATCACAGCGCTCTATGTCTTCGCTGAAAC GCACTTTGACCGTGGCATCAACGACTGGCTTTGCAa GTACGTGTATGACCACATTGGTGGGGAGCACTCCGAGGTGATCCCAGAGCTGGGGGCCACTGTGGCCACATTTGCCATCACTACTCTGTGGCTTGGACCTTGTGATATCGTTTACCTATGGTCATTCCTGAACTGCTTTGGCCTCAACTTTGAGCTCTGGGCGCAGAAGCTGGCAGAGTGGGGGCCTCTAGCACAGATTGAG GCTTCTCTGTCGGAGCAGATGTCTCGCAGGGTCCGAGCTCTCTTTGGGGCCGTGAACTTCTGGACCATCATCATGTACAACCTTGTAAGCCTGAACAGCCTTGAGTTCACAGAGCTGGTCGCCAGGCGCCTGCTACTCACAG GCTTCCCCCAGACTACTCTGGCCGTCCTATTCGTCACCTACTGTGGTGTCCAGCTGGTGAAGGAACGAGAGCGAACCCTAGCACTAGAAGAGGAGCAGATGCAGGACAAAGAGAAGCCGGAGTAG
- the HHATL gene encoding protein-cysteine N-palmitoyltransferase HHAT-like protein isoform X1 translates to MGIKTALPAAELGLYSLVLSGALAYAGRGLLEASQDGAHRKAFRESVRPGWEYIGRKMDVADFEWVMWFTSFRNVIVFALSGHVLFAKLCTMVAPQLRSWMYAVYGALAVLGTMGPWYLLLLLGHCVSLYLASLLGQPWLCLGLSLASLASFKLDPLISWQSGLVTGTFDLQEVLFHGGSGFTVLRCASFALESCAHPDRHYSLADLLKYNFYLPFFFFGPIMTFDRFHAQTLRISQMSQVEPVRREGELWRIRAQAGLSVVAIMAVDIFFHFFYILTIPSDLKFANRLPDSALAGLAYSNLVYDWVKAAVLFGVVNTVARLDHLDPPQAPKCITALYVFAETHFDRGINDWLCKYVYDHIGGEHSEVIPELGATVATFAITTLWLGPCDIVYLWSFLNCFGLNFELWAQKLAEWGPLAQIEASLSEQMSRRVRALFGAVNFWTIIMYNLVSLNSLEFTELVARRLLLTGFPQTTLAVLFVTYCGVQLVKERERTLALEEEQMQDKEKPE, encoded by the exons ATGGGCATCAAGACAGCGTTGCCTGCGGCGGAGCTGGGCTTATACTCCCTGGTGCTGAGTGGGGCTCTGGCCTATGCTGGTCGGGGCCTCCTTGAAGCTTCACAAG ATGGGGCCCACCGGAAGGCCTTCCGGGAGTCTGTGCGACCTGGCTGGGAATACATTGGCCGGAAGATG GATGTGGCTGACTTCGAGTGGGTGATGTGGTTCACCTCCTTCCGCAACGTCATCGTCTTCGCCCTCTCTGGACACGTGCTATTTGCTAAACTCTGCACGATGGTTGCCCCCCAG CTCCGTTCCTGGATGTATGCCGTGTATGGGGCCCTGGCTGTGCTGGGCACAATGGGCCCTTGGTACCTGCTGCTACTGCTTGGCCACTGTGTCAGCCTCTACTTGGCCTCACTCTTGGGCCAGCCCTGGCTCTGTCTTGGCCTCAGCCTGGCCAGCCTCGCCTCCTTCAAGCTGGATCCCCTAATCTCCTGGCAG AGCGGGTTGGTAACAGGCACTTTTGATCTTCAAGAGGTGCTGTTTCACGGGGGCAGTGGTTTCACGGTACTGCGTTGTGCCAGCTTCGCGCTGGAGAGCTGTGCCCACCCTGACCGCCACTATTCCCTAGCTGACCTGCTCAAGTACAACTTCTAcctgcctttcttcttctttgggcCCATCATGACCTTTGATCGCTTCCACGCCCAG ACACTTCGCATCTCCCAGATGAGCCAGGTGGAGCCAGTGAGGCGTGAGGGTGAGCTGTGGCGCATCCGGGCCCAGGCCGGCCTCAGCGTCGTGGCCATCATGGCCGTGGACATCTTCTTCCACTTCTTCTACATCCTCACCATCCCCAGTGACCTCAAGTTTGCCAACCGCCTCCCGGACAGTGCCCTCG CTGGCTTGGCCTACTCAAACCTGGTGTACGACTGGGTGAAGGCTGCCGTCCTCTTCGGCGTGGTCAACACCGTGGCGCGCCTTGACCACTTGGACCCGCCTCAGGCTCCCAAGTGCATCACAGCGCTCTATGTCTTCGCTGAAAC GCACTTTGACCGTGGCATCAACGACTGGCTTTGCAa GTACGTGTATGACCACATTGGTGGGGAGCACTCCGAGGTGATCCCAGAGCTGGGGGCCACTGTGGCCACATTTGCCATCACTACTCTGTGGCTTGGACCTTGTGATATCGTTTACCTATGGTCATTCCTGAACTGCTTTGGCCTCAACTTTGAGCTCTGGGCGCAGAAGCTGGCAGAGTGGGGGCCTCTAGCACAGATTGAG GCTTCTCTGTCGGAGCAGATGTCTCGCAGGGTCCGAGCTCTCTTTGGGGCCGTGAACTTCTGGACCATCATCATGTACAACCTTGTAAGCCTGAACAGCCTTGAGTTCACAGAGCTGGTCGCCAGGCGCCTGCTACTCACAG GCTTCCCCCAGACTACTCTGGCCGTCCTATTCGTCACCTACTGTGGTGTCCAGCTGGTGAAGGAACGAGAGCGAACCCTAGCACTAGAAGAGGAGCAGATGCAGGACAAAGAGAAGCCGGAGTAG